The genomic DNA ACAAGCATATATATCAGACCTCCTTTTTCGTGGTACAAGGAATTAAACACCAGATATTTGCAATGCCCTTTCTCGGCGATAACAGTAGCCAAAATAGGGACATCTACTCTAAAGAATGCATGATGTTTTGAAATGGTGTCTGACACAGACGCATGATTTACTTGAGCCGGTATGTTAAGCGCTGCATTTCTCTCATCCTCTCATGAGGCAACTGTGAGTGTAGCATGTGGTAACTGGACCTCTCAGGACCTCCCAGCCAACCAGAGTGTGTTAGCCTCTTCCACAACCTCTCGTGCTCTAAAGCAGGCACACCTCACATGGAAAGGGAACTGATGGCTATTTCCTctccaaaaaggaaaaaggccTGATTGAATACAGATGATAGAGGGGAAATGGGTTTAATATCCTGAGTAACGATTGTTCAGTGAGTCTAGAAAgctccattcttttttttcttctacaatTAGCCTGTACATAACATTTTATTCTTGAAGATAGATAGTCGTGGAAAAAAAGTAAGATTAAGAGTAAAAGTAAGattagtataatataatataattactaatataataaacatGTCAAAACATTTCATCTACTAGGtttctgtgtatatatactttgGGTATTCATAAAATCCAATGTACTTTAATAAATTACAGACTGTTGAAGTAAATTAGTTGCAAAACATAACAATTTAGGACTGAtaatgtagtgttttttttctctaatatatagagtactgtgcaaaattcCTGAGCCACccctaatttctttatatattttttaatacaatggTCTTTGTTTGCTAACTTTAGGCagaaaccagtgagaaacaggtgcagttGATAAGAGATGGttaggccagtgattagtatactggtcaTGCTAAATACTGAGTGGTTTAAACAGACGAGAGAGgtaatgaggttgctgctgaggttgttacataaacagccAATTTATAAATTGTGTCTATAGGCACTTTTCCacctgttgcagtaaaacatttgttgctGCTGTTAGTCTTTCATCTGCTCTTGTCAAGGAGTCGCCACCGCAGATCACCCGATCCttacacaacttggcacaggttttacaccgcaTGCCCTTTCTGATGCAGCCTTCCCATTTTATCTGCCTGCTTTAGTTTTGATGGCAATTGAACCCAGCCCCTCCCCTCCACTCCCCTCCATATGGCAGGCAAGtaacctaccactgagcaacCAATGTCCTACCTGTTCCCATTTGTTTAAGTTAATCTGCATAATTCAACATGAAGAAAGAGAGTGGCTTAAGAATTCTGCACAGTTCTATATGCataaacagtatatacataaaaaaacagcactgaTGATTTCTCTATACTGAttagtcagaaggtgttgattcagTTTCTATAACAGCTGCTCTGACAAGATTTCCTGTTGCAAGCGTTACATTAATgtactttctttaaaatgtaataacttTATACTAACAACATTCACATGGACTTTTGTGGCAGATATGGCTATGCATAACCAATTTAAAATATCGGGTAATCATTGATATGATGAGGCACTTGTGAGAAGATGTTGGTTTAGCATTtttggaatgaaaaaaaatcttaatgcaATAAAATTAAACCTGCCTTTATAATTAACAACATGGCTTTTTTCTTCCTATATCAGGACAccctgtcatgttttattccttatatactGCACTATATTTTACACAATGCAAGTTTGACAGTATGGTTCCATGAAACATCCATTGTTCTGGTGTTCATTGTAATCTGTGCCTTTCCACAGCCATCCGCGGCTTTTCTCCACAGCACAAGATCAGCAGCTTTGAGGAGGCTAAAGGTCTAGACCGCATCAACGAGCGCATGCCTCCCCGTAAAGACGGCGTTAACCACGTCGGTCACTCCATGGGCAAAATGAACATGTCCGAAGCCAATGGTACTGATGACAACAGCAACATCCAGTGATGCAGTGACCGCATGCCCAAACCCTTGCCACTGTTGGCAGGATAGCGCCAACACCTGAAAAATTTTAAAGCCTCCTGATACCAACCAAACCCAAACGACATAACTATATGTATGCATCCACTACTGCTATGTCAAAATTAGGGAAGCAAACTATTCACTTTCAAATATGTCATGAATGTGGGTGGAAGGCGTTGCTCTTTTTCGCTGCCAGTTTACCGTAAGCGGGTTTCTCGCCATTTCGGAAGAGTTTTGCCGCTTTCTGGGTGTGACGAACAGGGTAGGGGTGGGGTTTTGCCTGGGAGAGGGTGGGAGGGGTGTAATGTCGGTCAAGGGCTGAAAGTGTCTTTATCAATTGCTATCTGACTCTACCCATTCACCAAGTGGGCGGGGACTAGGGTTTAAGAACTCTTTAGCCTGATCCATCGCAGCTCATTGGTGGGGGTGGCAGCCAGTACCAatgccacacacaaacacacacacatatacacatttatattttaattgataAGTTTTCTTCATGAGCCCATCTCGTAATGAAACGATCGCACTGTTTGACATGTTTTGCTACTAGTATTAACGAAAtctgaaatttgaaatgatgcaaaaatgaaatgtttCTACGAAGGGacatttaaagagaaaaatatgtacattttattacttGCAATGCAATCTTACCTgagtatttatgtatttatttatttattttatttattttatttattttggtaagATGCCATAACGCTGCGTGGATGTAAGGTGTAGGGAGCTTGCATATGTTGGATGTGGACTACACTAGCAGCTGTTGTGTGGGGTGCCCACTCGATGATAGGGAAGGGGACATGGGGGGAGGGGTTATACAGTTGGAGTTTGACCTTTTGGCACCACCTACCTGATTGTTTCTCACCTGCCTGTAACTCGAGAGAGAATGCACATAGTATGTTTCGCAAGTCGAATGAACctatatataagtataaatatatacatatataaatataatattaataaatgatgGACAATATCGAGGACAATTTTTAACAGCATCTGTGGTATGGAACGCATCAATGCATGCAATTAAGTTCCTTATTGATATGTGAAATTATAATTGTGATGTGTTTCAATATATTAGATTTGAATTATTTCCCTCTTCAGATTATATTTGTAAAGTTCAACTTTGtttttatatctatatacagtatataaatatatatatatataaatgatttttttggtaatcttttcttgtctttaatttattttctttttcatttttttattttaatattattttgttagttaatttatttttgtattgtttttgctGTACAGGCACCAATGCTCTTTTTGAGGTGTTAAGCCtatgtggatttttttatttattttattttcactcttttttttcagttggtGTAAAGAGTGTGTTCAATAGTGTGAATGAACATATTACTCAGTGAAAAGCAACATTCAGGCTGCCAAAGCATGATCGCATGGTTTATTCACATGTAAACAAATTGGACACGCTGAAAAATCCTGTGTCTCACTTTGAAGGAAAACTATATTCTCATTATAATTCTTGATGATATCCTTATACTTCTTATTCTTACGATTTAGCTTACAGTTCTTTTTCTCCACTGTTTTCTGATCCTTGTTTGGTCCAGACGTGGTTTATTTCAAAGAAGGAGTTTATTGGATTTTAACTTGTGactatttttttcttgcaaTTTTCTCTTGAAATAAGTTTTGGCATTTGACTTCCTAAATGATAACACACATTGTAAGCATGCCCTATGGGACAAATCACTTTTTTTACTCTTGAATAAAATATGCATGAACCACTGTGTCTGTCACCATTCTATTTCTGTGGAGTGTATTTTGCTTAGCGTGGATAAACTATTTTGCCCCGAGAGATTATGGCCCAAATGTAATTACAGTATCTAAAGAATTCTGCGTTTGTGTAGCTGTTTTCAGTGGTGGTTTGTCCATAAGGACAGGTGGGGCAGGACAaccatatttaatattatactataacTAACCGTTATATTATAACAGGTAATGCCAACTGAATAATCTAATTGGATGGTTGAGTAATTGAGAGGATAactgtctattatcaccactcatggaaacagcactgggatgtttaactatatgtgaAACCCACTCCATGTATCACTCCACATCCCAGGTGATCTAATAACCATAAATTACACGTTAATTGCCTGTCAGCCATAGCATATGTGAAAGTAGGTCAGCACGGTCCGCAATACCGAGGAGACCTTAGCTGCCAAAactcacattcaaaaccagtcacggaAGCATTTTCAGCAGGACGATTAATCTGATAAGTCATCCTAAATAACACAATACACCCTAATAATTGAACCTGATTTGCCTCCCTGAGCTACACTtaaaggctgaatcccaaatctctctctaaCTCGAATCAAGTGTCATGCATAGTGTGTGGAATGAGGAATTGTACACCCTACTCACTagttttccatttaacactatttagGATTTAACTCCGGAACCCAGAAGTTAACAAAGCTGATACTCTAAAGTCAAATAAGTGAGAACGAAAAAGAGAAACTTACAAGATTTGCAGGAGTGTTCACCACCTCCACGGTTTATTCTTTTAAGCTTTCGCTTCTCTTAATTACTGATTAATTAACCAATAACTGATTGATTAATCTTAATTAACTGTATGTTGCCAGCCCCGCATTTGCAGAGCAAAATAACtttaagcaaacaaacaaatcataatctgttgataataaacagtgtttgtgaagctgttgacaaaaaaaaaaaaaaaaaaaacatcacatgagacagagtgctgttgtgctggatatcagcatggctgtgatgcctTTGCCACTTAGGCTGAGCCCTCATGTTAGTTGTGCTTTCGTGCTTATCTCCAGCACAGCAGCACTTCCTCATGTGAAGTCTTTATTGGCAACCCCACCCATTTcatctttatttaaatgattacctACATTTTTCAACTGTACTGCTATAAGCCAATGCTTCACAGCTCACATTTCTAGATATTACACTACAATAGAGCCAGAAAGTTAAGGGTACAAAATTGAAAATTTGACTTCCCAAGtgtttcaaaagaaaaagcattaACTTTCAGACTTTCTTTCTCAGTGACACTAGCCCAGGGGGTGACAACCTAAAACACTCAAAGAGCCATTTGGACCCGTCtcccacagaaaagaaaacactcgGAGCCACAAAACCTGTTTGACATCTAAAATGAAAATTTGACCTTTATGAtgctatgtataaaaaaactatacTGTGTTGCATTCAATTAACTgctacaaagaaaataaaattttatttctgcatgcaacaaaaaacattttttacttaaaaaaaaatgctggattgaaagttagtttaaaataaaatactcaatgtctatttaaaataaaaagccaaacttaaattattcaccTGCAGAAACCAAAAATGCTGTCACCTTTAACCGGGTGTCGCATATCAGCGGTTGTGACAATTTTTATTTGATCATTAtaatcttaaaatttttaattaaaaaatgataattaaCTAAATTGAAATacattcaaattaaatatttatgatttatgattttcCAAAGCCACAGGGAGTCGCAGCAGAGGGATGAAAGAGCCCCTGCTCTAGCCAAGTGGGTACATACAGCTCTCTTCCGGGTGTATTACAGCGATCCCTGTGGTTGCATTGGCAGCAGTTAAAAAATACTGGTTGGTTGACTTTACATTCCTTGGTTCTGATTTGTAGCTGTCATGTGATAAGGGACAGCTGTCTGACAGGTGGGAACTgtccatgactaaattagggagaaaaaaacagagacaaTATGATCTAAAAAGGGAAGCACTAATTTGGGGCCCATTTGGGCAGGTATAACATTGCCCCATATTTGCAGTATGAACATTTTGTATATAAGTGAGGCAGGGCATGTGTCAGGACAGTAACGAATAATACCACTTCGGGGTTTATCTCACACACTATGATAAACTGAGGCTGGAAGAACACCTGCTGTTTGAAAGACTTGAAATCAAAATGAACACTGTTATGTCTATGGTTCAATATAGTTTAGGGTTCAGTTCTTTTCATGAGTAGAAACAAGGTGATTAGTAAGTTTGACCTcaactgttatttattaatttcttggAAATATCAGCAACTAAAAAGCATCATAATTAAAGCTGTGATTGAAGAagaatttgtacatttgtaAGATGGAAATGTGCTATTGTGTGTTCCAGAGATGTTCAGTTTGCTCAAATAAGGGAAAGAGTTTTAAACCAGAATatatttttctgttcttttttggAAAATTGgtgatcatttatttcattcacaACCTGTTGAGTCTAAACAATGTGCTATTGAGTCACTCTAAAAACACCACCACCTTGACTTAAGTTTAAAGCTATTCATCCGTATTAGTGTTGTCTTATCTATGAGCATGAGCCGCTCCTAACTGTTTTGCTATTTTTCAGAGAAACCACTCCCTCTTAGCCAggctgaaacacaaacacaaggccAGAGAGTTGCTTTTCCATGAGAACACGACATCTGCTTCCTCCTATTCTTTCGCAGGAAGGTGTGGGTCACAGTCAGGGCCATAGCAGTCTCTTGCTCAAACCAGGATTGGGCACAattacactcacacaaacaGTAAATCACCAGGATACAACCATACTTTGCACCATCTTATTCCTCCTATAAGCACAGGAAACAGTTTCTCAGGAGCTGCACATTGTGGTGGGCTCGTTCACGTGTGcacactttaaaaactaaactctATTGTCTCTTTTAATGCACATCTATGACTGGTGACCTTTAATAGTCAGCATTTTATAGGAACACTGAAAGTCTGTGGATTAAGCCATGGGTCGGCTCTTATCTCCTTTCATTTTCCTCTGTGTGCCTGTGTCACTTGTTGTAGGTAAGTCTGAAACATACTTACTGACAGAAATTTATTATATTGCTTTACACTAATCTCTGGCACTAAAATGTCAAATTTACAGATCTAATCCAGATCAAATTTCTTGTATCTAATTTATGGATATTTTATTGAAAGAattcacaaaaatattttttaaaaatatttaaatttaagagttacataattatttagttttttaattttattcttaaatattttattattattttaatttgcaaGGACAAGCTGGTTGGATGTGGAGTTTCTGTATGCTAATAACAAATCATATCAATAATCAAGATTTATATCCATAAATCTATAAAGCATCATGAACTTTCATTTAAGTATGTTTCAAAAAAACGTCAACTTCAGTTTTTGAATAtgacacaaatgcacacattaTTAATGTATGTTATGAGTACTGATGTAATATTAATGGGAGCCTTAGATTGGCTGAGTAGCAAGTGAAATATttgtcactttaaaaaaattttagaaatgtaaaatctggaatctaattaaatttaaataagcaaatactgaAGGAAATATTTGGATAAATGGGTGTCCAATGGGCGTAATGATTAGCGCTGTGGCCTCACAAATCCGGGGTCAAGTGTGCGAGTTCCGGCCTAGGTCTTcatgcatggaatttgcatgttctcctcgtgcttggtgggtttcctctgggtactctggagAGTAAGATAAATTCTTCTAAATtacctgtggtgtgtgtgaacacacttgtgtgctctgcaatgtattggcaccctgaacagggtgtaccccactttgTGCCCTaggtcccctgggataggctgcaggccaCCCATgatcctgtacagaataagcagtaAAGAGAATGAACTAGTGAGTGAAAGAACAATGCGTTTCTTTAAACCAAACTGATGCACTGGGAATCATGGGAAAGATATTACTGCGTTTTAGAAAGTTCAAATTATTGAACCAAAtccagcaaagaaaaaaactaaggagattgctaaaTTTACTGAAATCGTGCATTCAATTACTGGAATTGTAGAACTGAGCATAAAgagtggtctgatgagtccagattgaccccaATTTAGAGGAATTAGTTTGTCTGGGGGTGAACTGAGTGTGGTCAGCTTTAGACTAAAGAAGCCATATGAGAATTTGGAGAATATCTTGTTAGAAATAAGATCttgctgaaaaacattttgtaatatCACATGTAACCTTCATCAAGATGTTTAACGTCACATGGGTCATGGGTAGATGCCATATtacttatttacagtaatttttCCGAATGACCATATTACAATTAATTgaattgtatgtttttatagCTTCTACAGCGACCAGCAAAATCTCAACTGAAAGTCCTGCAACTGCGAAAGCAGGTAATACAACATGCAGTACTAGGGTACTGTTTTACATGATTTAAGATTAGTCATTATAGATCAGGTTAACATAGTGTTAAAAAATAGTCTTCACTTTCCTTATATTGTTGTTCGAAAATATTTTTGCAGTTGGTACAGGTTGGTCTGcttcttcatttttaaatagttgtgGGTCATGTATGTGAtacatgtaaataattaaagataAGTATACTGATCAGTcatgacattaaaaacattaacattaaaaccattaacctGAGGTTgtgttccccttgtgccacagGGGTTATTGGCAAATTGACAGAGTAATTGGAAATTTAAATGCTATTATAGTGGGATGCAGTGGAATAATGTAATTTCTACAGAGAGATAATAATGTTGataacttaaatttaaataatctgtaCTTACTGGGGAATCCATGTAATGAATGACTCATAAGGAAGaactgtgtttattattttccaaaaaatGCTTAGGCTGGTCAAGTCAAATCCAAATCAAGTCCTGCAAGTACGTCCACTGTACTGAATGTATTCCGATCTATGTGTAGGTAATGCTTCAAACACGACAGGCGATGGGCTCACCACGTTGGCCTTCGGTAGGCTGCACCTGGCATTATGGAATCAGGATTGTTCAGAGATATCTTTTAAACTCacttttgtaacttttttttcttttttttttttttgcacaggtgTGATGAGCTTCATTCTCATTCTTATTGTTGTTATGGTAATCTTGGTAACAGCCGTTAACTTCAGAGGACGGTGTCATGATACAAAAGAAGAGGGTGAGATGCTaagtacatgtgtgtatgtgtgtttgtgtgtgtgtactgtatattagaaaaTAATGGAGTTTTTATCTACCCTGTAGGTGTCAAAAGCTATGGCTCTGTGGTATCCGAGGGGTATGAACTAAtgctttaaaatgcattttcaatATATGAAAGCAGATCAACAGTTCTAGTGTAATTATTTtcgagttttgttttttttgtttatagccATATAAGCAACATCGGAGAGAGGGAAAGCATCATGCTAGTCTCCATGAGAacaataaacacagacactGGTAAGGATTCATGACGACCATCATGCacagtcatactgtatacaatactgtatatagtcatataatgcataaaatcatgcagataaaTGTCCAGTTTTAATGTTCACATAAAGGAAAAGTGTAACTTTATCTGTGTTTATTTGCACATATTCATCTTATTCTTTacaatatatttgtgtgtgtgtgtgtatatatatatatatatatatatatatatatatatatatatatatatatatatatatatgtgtgtatatattgtatgtatatttgtCTGTTGCTAAGATTGTGCGGAGATGTTTTCACCTATTCTCATATTTTTGGATAATTTATGCTGTTTATTGCTAACACATAACTGGATCCATCAATGaattgttctcttttgtttacAGACACGGATTCACTACGGATCTCCTCCATTTACAGTACAGCACTTGATAATGAAGATTAGTAGATCGGAATCAGACTAGGACTTATTTTGACGcttcctttcattctttttttcagcAACAACAGATCAAAATATCATTAGAATATTTTCGTACAGTTTGTCTTACAGTTGCATTGTATAGGCAAAATTTCAAGATTGCAAAGAATAAGCTGAATATTTCCAATTACCTCTGTTCCTGTGACTGCATTTGTCTGGACTCAGAGATCAAAGTAAAAGATAATAAAGCTGCAGGTTGTCCCCacattttctgttacattttaaatatttgtgatttagttttaaatattacatctgAATTTGTGATTGAACACAGCATGCAGTTGGAAATACAACATATGGGCAATGGTGGCTTTTCTATATGCATATGCAATCACATGACACACATGCGATCACATGACTGACATATATCAATCCGGAGGGCAGGAAGTGAAACTGAATAGATGAGATGGGAGAAAGTCCATATTGTGCTAGTTTAGATAATATTCTCAGTAATTGGTATAAATAGAAGATTACAATTTTGGATACCTATTATTGAGGCAGTAAATATAACTAAATTGTTGGTAGGCGTAAAAAGAGTGCACAAATGGTTTAGTTTTAGGATGAGTTAAAAGAAGAATAATTTTGTTTGGTACACCAGTCATTAACACGGAAGTCTTACagagacccggagacagacaggcgaTAGGAAACACATTAGCCTTTTCCGGTTAGACAAAGGGTTCCAGCAGGCATgagctgtttgtatgtgtattCATCTGAACGTGGACTATAGGAAATGATACCATATAAGGACCAGGAATCAGAGAAAACCGGAGCTGCAGTTACAGTACTAAGTTACAAATTAAACAGTGGCAAGACAAAGTCTGTCTAAGTGTATGTACTGTGGAGCTGTATGTATTACTGAGCCCACTAGAATGGGCTGAGAAGGATAGTCACCGAAATACAGTCATTTGTAATGACCCAGGAGCAGCACTTACAAACATTAATGCATTAatgttggtgtagtggttagcacagtcgccttgcaccttcaaggtccgggctcgattcctgtctctgtgtgcatgaagtttgcatgttcttcccgtgcttggtgggtttcctccaggtactccggtttcctcccactgtcatgtaggttaggttaattggtgttctcaaattgcccatagtgtgtgaatgagtgtgtgtatgtctgtgtgccctgcgatggattggcatcctgtctagggtgtaccctgccttgtcccccaagtctcctgggatagggaaGGCCCCTCTGCAAcctctgcaaccctgaatacaggattaagcggtaatgatgatgagtgagtgagcaagaAGCCACCAGGATTTTGTGTATTAAATCTTGTTAGCTAACTCAAGAATATTTAGGCAAGGGTAAAATGTCTCTTTCCTGTGCGTCCCCACAGGGGAAATGAAAGAGCAGACGAAGTGCCAAAAGAAGcgaccaaaataaaaaatagatattaGGGTCAAATTAAATTTCCAAAAGTGAGACATTTGCATTCAATACAGGACAAAGAAGATATGATACGAAGGAGGGAATCGGAAGGAGGAAGTATTAATTAGCAGATTAGGAATTACAGACTGTAATAGCACTTTAGTTATAGGAGGTAAACTCCCAACGGGACTCTGTAAGGAATGTCATGAATGTGAGACTCTCATGCAGGAAATATATGCAGGAGGAAAAGGTCAGGGGAGGAAGCATAAGACATGTCTGAGGAAACCTGGTCTGGAAAATTGGCTTTAAGAGACCGGGAAGATAAGGGAGAATGAGACCTAGAGTTGGCGGTAATGTAATCTACTGGATTTCAACAAAGAAGAAGTAGTGGTgttctgttgttgttggtctttcggctgcacCCAGCAAGGGGCCGCCACAGCGAAATATCCAGTCCACACAAccacttggcacaggtttttacgtctatctctctcagacacacaatcatacagataAACTCTGCAAAATACAGCTGAACCTCAAGTTGCGTTGAAATATGAAtactttgcattttaatttagattGTTCGAAGCGAGACTGTATAAGGCTAAAAAATGCCCATTTTGGGGGCACATtcaaaatcatctctccaaaagtTTTTAAGGAAGAATTTTTTAAGGAAGCAAGACAGGTCACTTCAATATtggataatttttcttttaagtagcttctttggcaccctcattttctgtattatatctATAACATAAAATCAGCATCAATAttgaaattcaaattttatttgtcacatacacagtcatacacagtacgaaatgtagtgaaatgtttatacgactgccagtgaccctaaaagagaatacTGAAaacaatactgtgttttggtcgACTCCAACAAagaaaattaacaataaaaaaacaacatccaaaCAATCTTAGACACACAAACCATGTGCATTCTGAGAGCTAGTAAGAGTGCCCCATATGTAGAAATTGACTTCATGACCTCGGGTAACAATTTGCGTTACCACGCAACGCAAAGGAAGTGACGTCATACGCTAAAACATCCTATTGGTCTTTACGGTGCTTCCATTTTTTCCGGTTAGCAATGGCGGTTGCTAGCTACCGCTATTTAAGACACTTCATAGTCTCGCTTAAAAGACGGTAATATTTGGAGAGAAATAAGCAAGATGTAAAATAGAGggtttttttagattatttttattcgTAGAAGATTACGTAACAATACGTGGAGTGAAATGCGTGACAGTGTCAGCAATTTAAACGGTTGTAATGTTTCCGAAATTCGGAAACTAGCCTCTTGCTAGCTAGCTGATATTAGCCTGTAAGCTATTCGGCTTCTCCGCGCAGCATTTCTTTGCTTACATCCACCCGCGTTAGTACATATCACTTAACGTACAACTTTATTAACGTTAACTTGGTTTAGGGGGAATAACATTTCCCTAAGTTTCAGTGATATTATAATTCGAGCTAGTTTTCTTCACCCTGTCATTGCTGCTGTCATCCGGGTGTCCGTGTTACAGAGCAGCAAGCTGAGCAGCAGCGTTATCTGAAGCCGCTATAGAGATGCCTGGGTTTTCATCTGATAAAGAGGAGTCGGATAGACTGATAGAGAAAGCAAAGCTATGTCTAAGATCAGGGCAGAGGGAGAAAGCCTTGCAGATGTTATACGAAGCACAGAAAATATACCCCAGCACCCGAGCCCGAGGTGAGTAGCCTCAGGATCTCCATGCTGGCACAGAAATAGAAAGTGCAGCGTCGGGATATTATTTACGGCATGTCTCATGATCAGCGCGCTTCTCAGCTGTCCGCTAGGTCCTCAGACTTGTTTCTAATCGCCAAACATTTAAGATCTGATGTATATTTAATCCCCTATGGTTAATAAAACGAACTGGTAACTCTTTTCGATAAGTTAAGTAAACTAATGAACCGGTACCGTTACCTGATCTAATATTTTGGCTTGATGTAGCAGAGAACACACAAATGACCTCTGTACATTCATAAATAGGAATCTATTCATAATCCATTATTAGGTTTTTCAATGATAAAATATGATATGATCTTAACATTATAGAAAATTGTTATTCGTGTGATTCGTTAAATCAAGTTTTAGAAGAAATCGTAACTGTCCCTAAAAAAATTCTGCCACTCAGCAATTTTGAATGTAGTTGCTGACTGAAAAAGATTCAAGCAGGTCCTATGTTATTCTGAATCAAAATT from Clarias gariepinus isolate MV-2021 ecotype Netherlands chromosome 19, CGAR_prim_01v2, whole genome shotgun sequence includes the following:
- the ecscr gene encoding uncharacterized protein ecscr isoform X2; the encoded protein is MGRLLSPFIFLCVPVSLVVASTATSKISTESPATAKAGVMSFILILIVVMVILVTAVNFRGRCHDTKEEGVKSYGSVVSEGHISNIGERESIMLVSMRTINTDTDTDSLRISSIYSTALDNED
- the ecscr gene encoding endothelial cell-specific chemotaxis regulator isoform X1 yields the protein MGRLLSPFIFLCVPVSLVVASTATSKISTESPATAKAGNASNTTGDGLTTLAFGVMSFILILIVVMVILVTAVNFRGRCHDTKEEGVKSYGSVVSEGHISNIGERESIMLVSMRTINTDTDTDSLRISSIYSTALDNED